From the Helianthus annuus cultivar XRQ/B chromosome 17, HanXRQr2.0-SUNRISE, whole genome shotgun sequence genome, the window TCCAAACAAGTTTGCGCGCGTCAAACCAAAGGCAGCGTATCACAAGAGCTAACCTGGTAGTCGCGCCGTAGTAACCGACAAGCAATTACACGCGCGTCATCCACCAGGATCAAGCAAGCACCATCAAAGCTTTTAACTTcttttttctaagtccagagctccaaccatttactttgcgcatggtgcagcactggactggggggagttgaaggggtatggtcccaaaaagccgcgaaAACCTTCCTCCAGGTCGCATGCCGGGCCATACTCCTTAATCAACTACTTCTTCAATCTCAGCCTTGTGCGGGTTACGCCAGCACTTAACAACCTCGCGCAGGGTCTAAACAAGAGAAAGCAACAACTTCAGCACTTAACATCCTGAAGACGAGCCTCCAATCGCCCATACCATGCGCAGGCCAGCCCCATGTGCAGCATGGGGCGCGCAGGGATATGGCGCAAGGGCACTTCAGAGTACacagggtacaagtggcagaagaaaGGGCCAATCTGCGTCCTTCAGGCCCTGCCCAATCGTGCTCCATGATCGTCTGATGTGCAGGAGACGGAAAGTAGTAAAGGACGATTCCGTGGCACCAATCACAGGGCAGAGACACCTGTCCCatgatctccacttacctgctgatggcagagggacaacaaggccgataacagcgacacgtggctccaatcacggTGCGCCAACACCGGGGAACTTCTAGAAggcactaacggtcgacaccagtgagacaaaaggCATATCCGCTCTGTTGTCgtcttccggcccaaggcccatcagcccacatcctgTACACCTCTCCGACTATAAATAGAACCCTTCATTCACAGGTTAATTCTATtctctctactctcactcttactcactttaatctcctcaaagcagatacttattctcacgccggagtctggttaagagggaaacccccatattcccctcttaacgagctaacggtgttctgttttgcagaatAAGCTGGTCATTAAGGAGCTCAGGAAATCAAAGAAGCTTAAcccttatggtagaaacataaaccaaactaattaacctTAAAATTAGTTATGTGTTTCTTCAACTtgtaaatataatataaaaaaaaactatttttgggctaataaattgtatatgatttataaaatattattatttttatttaataattaattaagttaaatgGTTTATGCGGTTATCCAAATAAACCGAacaaaccaaataaaataaaatgtggaTCCATAAACCAAAAACCATATTCAAAATTCGGATTCGGTTAGAAACCATACCAAAAACCGAATTCGTTATTCGGATCGGTTTATTTGGTTACGGTTATGGTTTGGTTTATGGTTTTTATTTGGTTACGGTTTTGTCTGAGCACCCCTATAGGGGCACTCCACTAGTGATGTTTTCTATCACTCACTACACCCAATCATTCTCCGTCACGTCATTGAGCTtgattccatcactagtgatggattttactGGGGGTgccatcactagtgatggttttttttaatttttttcaaaatatatattaacaataaaattataaattataaatttcatttaaataaaaaacaatatttctaGACATATTTTAGGTTACAACTtaaaaataaacatataaaaataaaaagacacataaacaaaacctactcctcgtccgaatctGGAAATTCCAAACCTAAAGAACTCAAAAGTTCAACTAAAGcatatctcaaccgaaagtgaatTTCTTCATTGTGCAAGTCTTGTTGGAAATTTTCAGGAACATGAGCTTGTGTGGGAGGATCCGACACCCAATCTGGAGATATTGCACGTCCatcttcttttattagcatattgtgcaatatgatacatgcatatactatgctatggattgttttttatttattgcACGAACCGTTCAGTTTAGCAAGTCCCATCTACCatttaaaacaccaaaagccctcTTAACATCTTTTTTGCCGATTCTTGCAACTTATTGAACGTCTTTTGTTTAACCTCGACAGGAAATGAAGGAGCTATCAGAAAAACAGACCATGATGGGTAGATATTATCCACAAGAAGATAGCCTAGTCTGTAATATCTTCcaataataaaaaatggacaAAAGGGTGTGGTACCATCTGTTACGCTTTGAAACAACGACGATGTGTACAAAACAACGACGATGTTACCGCTTcaagtatgatggttggtcttttgacgTCACCCCTAACATACGCCCCTCACAACTCTTTTGGACAATTTCTCCattcgatatgtgtacaatcttGGGAGATGGTGTATTTATATTGGGGATATTAGGGTTAGTGTTAAAGAATGTAATTTAGGAGTTAGGTGGTGGTTAGATGACCAAAAGTGACCAATCTCGTGACATTAAGCTAAAATTTGGTGTTTTAGCATGTTTTTAAGCGTATAACATGTATGTGAGTATAATTTGAGTATCGAGAGTGTATGTATAAGTATTTGCATGTAATAAGCGTATAAAAATCATGTATTTATGACAGTTGTTTGTAAGTTAAATTCATGTTTACGAGAATCATGAATATGTATCAAGTGCATTTGCATGTAATAAGCGTATAAAAATCATGTATTTATGATAGTTGTTTGTAAGTTAAATTCATGTTTACGAGAATCATGAATATGTATCAAGTGCATATATAAATTAATTGTATAAACTTGTACGAATAAACAATGTATAAtctttataaaataattaatttaattatgTCAAAGCCTCGAGTTTACAACAATTCGAaacgaaatacgattacaagAGAAACAAACTTCCGAAAATAGAAATACATTGCAGGCTTTCTAAAAAGGGAAAGTTACGAAAAAATGAGGCGTTACACATAACTCTTACTGGACTTCGACCTGCACCAACCACCGCCCATCTCACTAGTACCAGCCTCCCACCTGAATCATTGGCCATCAGCCATCTTCACCACTCAGGCACCGTCCATCTCTTTAAAGACTCTCCTATCTCGCCTGACCACTGGCCTCAATGGCCGCCTCTACAGATCTATGTCACGGTGCTTGTCCGTTGGCGTGATTACGACGACTCTTAATTAGAGAGATATGTAAGCGGAGGAGCTGAGAAAAATTTTACAGTAATTTTTGTTTATAGATTTAGCTTCAAATTTGATGGGTTTAATTTGGTAGATCTTTCTTGTTTTAGTTACTTTTTGGTGTCATTGATTCGATTGAATTGAGAAACAACTTACTACAGAATTTGAAGCTCCTTTACATATGTGTTTATGGTGGGTTTTTGAGCTTTGGTGATgattggttttttatttttttttttgggtgaaCGGTAAGGAGGAGTGGGgaaggtgggtggtggtggtggtgaggagGAGGAATGGGTGGGGTGGAGTGgagtggggtggggtggggtggcgTGGGGTAGGTGGTGGGTTCCACATAAATtctaaaatattaattatatttcttttaaatttttagttattaatttgaCAGTAAGGGTATTTAGATCATTTCACACTCACTTAACATCAAAAACTAACCTCCATACAttctagggactatccgggaaccaAATtgtaaaagttggggactatagctgtaattttagaaagttagggaccaaAGGTGAAAATTgagcaaaccacagagactatccgggcatttttctcttgtTATCAAAtagataaaacaaattaacaaaaataatgTTGCAAAAATGATCAAAGTATCGAAGCTACTAATTACTAAGCTTAGCGAACAGTGTGGTTTTCCTAGCGTTTTTAAAGCAAAGCTCTCGATCAACTTCTTGTAATCCATAGTATCTAATATTTCACTTTCAATAGATATTATCGCCAACCCATTTAGCCTTTCTTGTGATATTGTAGAACGTAAATAGGTCTTCAACAACTTCAATTTTGAGAAACTTATTTCTGCTGATGCCACGGTTACCAGAATTGTCAACAACACTTTATATGCATTTATAGTATTAGGATAAGAAGTACTGCGTTGGAAGATATAGTCTAAAATGTCAAAAGGGGTGTCAATGTGTCTCGAAATGTATCAATCAATTTCAACTCCGTATACAATTCTTTAACATCAATATCGGACTCTCATTTATACTTCAATGCATCTTGAAGGCATAACGACATGCCTTAAGCTTGGCTTCATCAAGAGTCTTCAACTTTTTAGGAAATAAAAAAGCCAaatatttttttcaaatttttggtaTTGTTCAAATCTTGTTTCAAGTGAAAAAATATTTTGATCAACAATACATAAAaaataatttactctaaaatccTTCTCGTGTGAAAATGTTACTTCTTCTACAGTTGACGATTCATCAAATTTATCCACGAGGCCCTTAACAACATCCATGTCTCTTTTTGGACCTTTCGTAACCAACTCTTTAATCATGTCATTATTAAGCCCACCCTATGATCAAAAATATCAATATCCGGAACCGGATTAACATCATCTTCACACATATTAGATTTTTCATCTACGGTAGCATTAACATTATCTTCACCTATGTTCATATTGTCTTCGCCCACATTATCATCTTCATCTACGTTCACATGGTCTTCACCCACATTATCTTCACCCAAAAACTTATGTATTTGGTTTTGTTTTACTTGGTCCGTCTTTCTTTTCTCTTCCTCTAACTTCCTCTTCTTATGTTTTTGATGGCCGGATAGATGTTTGTATTTAGGAACGGGAGGCATAATTTCTAAATATTAACAATAAACATTCATTCAATCACACGAACTTTAATACTAATGCATTTAAAGTATTAAACATCAAACAAAGTTTTATACCTTAACATATGAAATCAGAATCACACAACAAGACTAAAGgttctaaaataaaaaaaaaagaattataagAATTTTATACCTCCAAGTCTGctgcgatgatgatgatgatgaatcccCAAGTCTGCTGCAATGATGATGGATGATGATGAATCACCTCCTCTGCTGCAACTGCGATGATGATTGATGAATCCCCAGGCCTAGGTCTTCAATTCAATCGTCTGATGTGAGATGATGATGAACGTGAATGTTTCCCATGTCTGCTGCGATGTTTTGTTTCCCACAATTGCCAATTaggttatatttttttattagtcACTTGGGCTTGTtaattgggttttatttttttaactaaatAATTGTTTCATAATCACTAGGGCAAATTACATAaagatagcaggtagacgagcaacaaactgtgCCGCCATCCCCTTCTGAACAGTAaacctaatctactaaaaacaaagcctcgcccctgaggggtcAAAAAGTTGATGTGGACCACACGTTGAACTCTAGCTAAGAACGGAACTGCCTCCGGCGCCAAGGAGCCAAACGTGTCAAACGCGGGGGGGACAAAGGCATGCTcattatcctcacaagctttcgcaTGCTTCTCCACCTTCTTTGACTCTACTTTCAATACCGTTTGCCCCGCCACAAACCTATTTTCTTTGAACCTGACTTGggggatacacctgtgagatcgacacaagcatgtttcccgcccTCCCAACCAAAAACTAGCACGTCAGCCGGGCATAGGGTGGACCTCCCTTCCGCCGGGTCTGTAAGAAAATTAACAGGTGCCTGTTTCTTTGCCGAGATCCCTGCTTGTTTGTGAATATCCATTAACGCGTCTTGAACAAAGTCATGGTGATACTTAAACCCCGACAACTCTCTACAGTGTAACGCATGCTCCTCGTATTTATACACGCATGCTTTACGGCAGACTAGGCAAGTTTCATCATTCGGGAACATAGGGATCATCAGATGGTACTTAAGGATTGACCAGTACTCCACCGCTGAGATACGTTAACCTAGACCTTCAACAGGAATAACAGTTAAGAAATCCTGATCGTGAGGCCTCTATAGGCATTCAATGACAACTTTCTTGCGGGGGGACAAATGAAAATCTTCTCCAAAATTTTGTGCGATTCGACAACCAAGGGCATTCGTCAAAGTTTTATGTGGCTTTTTGGGGGCGGTGACCTTGTTAGAGAAACCGCCGAGATCAAAGTCAGGTAGAGATTCATGCAAGCGTTCCAAGACGCTGGCATAATCCGAGTCAGTGTTAGTAACCCCACTGTTACGTAAGATGTGTGGGTCATAAAACTTTTTAGCAGGccattttttaaaaaaacttttaaacaggcccttatttataaaaacatccagatttttttaaatatatatttatatataggcAGGTTAACGTACAATGGCTCTTATCGTACAAAATGTACACGATCAACCCAGCCGtacgatctggtgcgaattcactcTTGAACATGCGATTTTGctaaaaaaaaccaacatgcgaatttgctacaaaaaaccaacatgcgatttcatcatatttaccaacatATGAAATTActaaaaaaaaccaacatgcgatttcatcaaaattaccaacatgcgatttcacaatCGCGTACGAGCATACGATAAACCCTATTGTACGTTACATTTtttctacatatatatatatatatatatatttaaaaaaatccgGTTGCTATATTGATTTGGGCCTTGATAGCAGACCCACCTGCACTGAGGACAAGGATCTTTTGATTTGTCATCACCTTTTCATTTTAAGCTAACATAATTTTGTATATATGCATCTCATGACCGTTTCGTTTAAAGCTAATTGAATTTTGTATATTTGCATCTCAAAAGCTTTTGGATTTTAGAATCTTTGTTTTTGACTGGTCTTATAAATTGGGTTGCATTGCATGCCTACTCAGCCCAATAAAAGTTTTCTTCTGCTGCCCTCCCTGATTGTCAACTTCACTTTGCTAATTTTTTTTCCATAGTATTCTGTTGAATACATGGTATGTGTTACTCTTTTTAGtgtagaggtggcaaaatgggtgggtcaAAAAACTTAAAATGGGTCTAAACGAGTAAACGGGCAACATCTATACCGGTCAAAACCTTTTATAGTTCCAGTCTTCCAGAAGCAAAGGTTGGGTTATTCTGGGAACCTTTTgtcctaattttttttataatccATTATTTTATTACATATAGTTACAAAAACTATACGTTGACATGTTCATCTCGTATGCGTTGTACACATGTGATGTTAGTCATTAGAGATTATAATTACCCAAATCGACCCATTGATGTTTGAAACGCTTTGCATCGTAAAAGTATCATATTTATTTATGGTAAACACATGTTTTTAAGTATCATATTTATTTATGGTAAACACATGTTTTTGAATGTTAAGTATTGTTCGATCTGGCCCTAAGATCGTGGGTCTTTGAGAATGGCCCCAACTCCCGTCCAGTGtgatcttggttttaaaaagcgagagaCACACAAAAGCGATGAGGTCTAAAACCGAGGCGTGAAGCGCAAAAGCGACGGGTTTTTTGTACCTGAGGCGCAagctaattatatatattttttagagTTAACTGCtattttcgtccttgtggtttgttcATTTTGCAATTTAAGACCAATTTTCAAAAATGCACAAGTTTCCTCCCTGACATACCGGAAACGTGCCACTTCTGTCCAAAAATTAAAACTCAATTAAGTCAGACAGCAGACAGGTTAAATgaagggtattattgtcaatttataaaataaggtgaaaataaaatatatgaattgacaataatacccttcatttaaccggtctgacttaactgggttttaatttttggactgaagtggcacgTTTCCAGTATGTCAGGGAGGAAACTGGTGCATTTTTGAAAATTGGCCTGGAATGGCAAAAATTAACAAACCaaagggacgaaaatgacagttaactctatATTTTATATATCACATATATATCCTATAGGTTTTTAGCTTTCTCTAACaaaaatatagctataaataaGGTTTTTGTATGATTTTAGCTGCATGTACAAGCAAAAAAAACCCAAGGCACAACAATTAGATGCATAAATACGCCTCGGGTACAAGAGGCGCGAACCTAGGGCCAAAAAAAAGCCTAGAAAATCACAAAAAAACGCACCTGTCACTACAAGAACAGGGTACCTTTAGCGGCGACGGGTGTCGCCGGTATTGACCActtttgtcgccgctattgaccattagcggcgacatgtcgccggtAAAGAATCGCCGGTATTGCTGGGCCGGTATTAACCTGTTGTCGCCGGTATTAGTTGCTGTCGCCGGTATTGACCTGCCAGTTTTAGCGGCGACAGTTGTCGTCGCTAAAGGTGTCGCCGGTATTAACCTTCGTCGGTAAAGGTTGAAAAGCAATAGCGGCGACacgtgtcgccgctaaaagtctgtttttttttaatacagcagctgtatatacagctgcccagccagttttacggccgaaaaaaAACAAAACCTGCCTATTTTCAAACAACGCACGCATACGCCATGAACATTATCAACATATACTAAAGGTAATATACTTAAAAACTACGTTTAAGTCATACATTATATCCTACAACGTTTAATTAAATCCAAAGCATACATTAAAAACAAGTCACTCATCGTCATCGTAATCGTTGGGTTCATCGTCGGATTCATTATCGAATAAGTTGTCAGAATCGTAGTCTTTTGACTTTCCTTTTCCCTTTCCTTGTGAAGCAAGATAGTTGTTAAGTTGGTTCAAAAATGACCGGGTTTGGAACAAGCTGTTAACAAAATCCTACAAAAATAGATAGCAAAACGTATATTAGCATATTAATTAACGCtaccaacatatatttaacaaggaAACATGCGTTCGTTTGTCATTTTATAAATTGCGTAGTTTACCTCGGAAAAGGGTTCTTGCGTCCGAGATTGCGAAGACGACATGTTAGATGACGAGTGCGAGGACGTGTTGGAAGAAGTTTTAGGCCCCATCCCGCGGTACCATCCTTGCCGCTCACCCAACGCTTCCTGATACGGGGCAATTGGCGCACCCTCACCGCTCCATTCACTTGTCGCGTGTTGTATGTTCCGCTGTATTTTACGAAGATGAttaaatatatatgtgtatacatatatatatatatatatatatatatttgttatagaaaataatacttaaaagaaATACTTACGTAATTTTGTTCAGCAACCGGATCAACCCAATTCCCTTGATTGTCCGTGTGGGTTTTAGCATACGTAGGTACCCAACCTATATCCTATATCCTGTTTAACATTAAATTTAGATTAgacattaaataaacaaaagcttacacacacgcacacatacataaaacattacatttttatagGCGGTGCTACCGTACAAAGATGTCCCCCCACGGTATGGGAATTGTTGTTTCTCGCGTACTAGTGTGTTGGCCTTgcttcttttaatatatttttcttcCCGGAAACCCTCGATGGTTCTCAACCAGTTATCATAGGGCATATCCGCGGGATGGAATGCCCTTGCACTCTCAAGATCATTGTAACCTCCCTTGCTCTTAAATAATTTTTTAGCATCGTGCTTGCGGTCAGAGTACCGCTTCATAAGCACAGCCCTAATGCCACCCGTCAAGTTTTTGGCCTCTATATCACGTTCCACTTcatcaaaattgaaattttcctacaaattaaataaaaaagttaaaatatcatatataaattaGATTTGCGTGTGCTtaaatatttgataaaattttatGCATATAAGTTGTTTACCCGTAAGTGGTTCATGAGGGCATCCTTGTAATGTTGTTCAACGTTATCCCATCCAATTTTATCGAACGGGATGGACCGCCACATATACAGGCCGGCCTCCCGTGAAAACATATCCCTTGTTTTACCAACAGGGGTATACGTCACCTGCCTGTCAAACGTAAGCGATACAGGCCCCCCCGCTTTTACCAGACGCCTTAGTTTCTCGTTTTTTGCTTTCCCCCTAACCTTCTTCGGGGGAACCGctgcaattaaaacaaaaataattagtaacaacatttataatataaaaaatataaggactacaaaataatttagtaaaataatttagtaaaaaccttctggggtagcccagttggccagtcCCACCCAGGCCTCTTCTTGAGGTCACCGGTTCGACTACCGGCAATGCCCTATTGGGGTGTTGGGGCTCTTCACCGTGGGTACTCACCGCCAGGCAACATTGGGACGTTGTTAGCTTGCGGAGTTGCAATACTCCGGCGGATGGGAGGTCCGTgcaactacccccccccccaaaataaTTTAGTAAAAGACTTACCGTCTGTCTCGTGTGTGCCACGAAATCCACCAGGAGGAAGCGGTGGATCACCAGCGCCGTCACCCCCATGTCCCCAGGGGGCCACATCAGCCATCAGATAAGCGAATATCAACAATACAGAAAACATAATCCCTATAAAGTTACAAATGTTACAGCATGTGTATCTAATAGAAATTAAGGGAAAGTACAACAAGTGTAACTCAAATTACaataaatatttcaaacaagTGTTTATCAATTACAAATCAATATAAATTACAATAACTTTTCTTTTAGTCAGACTCCACATAATCGGGATCATCCTCATCATAATCAGCCTCGACCTCATCACTATCAGTCTCGACTTCAAACACTTCATCGACGGTGGCCGTTGGGGGATCAACTTCAATTGAAGGCTCACCCGCAATAACATGAGAAGATCCAATTTGAAAGTATTGGGTCAAGTCAATGACAAGTGGACAGTCAGATGAAGAGTTGTTGTCGACAATGTCCCTATCTTCTAAGTGTTTGTCAACATTTTGAACCTTATTAACGCGGTCATCACTTAATGGCCGATCCCAAATTCTTCGATGATTAACATTTTCGACTACCCACctatgtttatttttttggtttcgaGACGTTTCTTGGATGAAGAACACTTGTTTGGCTTGCGAAGCAAATATGAGTTGATCGTCTTTGTCCCATTCATGTTCAGTGCTTATACTGGTGATATTATTGTCATGGTTTACACCCCTTTGAGTATCAAACCACTTGCACCGAAATAGGACAGTGGAATAATCATTTGTATAACGTAACTCAATAATTTCTTCTAATTGGCCATAAAATTTCACACCGTTCTCTCCAACCACTTCCATGCCAGAGTTTTGCGTTGCGCATTTTGCATCACGTTCAAGTCTCTTAAACCTAACACCGTTGATTATGCAAGCAGTGTAAGTGTAAGCAGTCATTTTCGCACAAATTGAAAGAGCATACAACTCCGGGTGGAATTCTGGAGAATTTTGTGTTTTCATCGAATGGACCTAACAAATATAGAGTAATAATGTTTGTTATATATGTATTACCTAGCAAGTATAGAGTaatgagtgttatatatgtattatacctTATGGAGAAACCATCCCGGAAATTTGGTTTTAAGATCATCATGGGGATGTGTATGTTTGAATTCACTACATTGATGACAAATATAAGAAAGGAATGAGAAATACCAATTAACAGATTATGAAATGTTAAAGATAGAAGCACTCACTTCATGTACTCCCTAACTTCTGCGCAGTTTTCGAGGACAAACCATTCCATCTTGCTTTTTTCGATGAATAATAGATATTTCTCCTTTCTTGCGCCAACATAACGACATTTGGACTCAAACACCCATAACTTTCTTTTTTC encodes:
- the LOC110924343 gene encoding uncharacterized protein LOC110924343, which gives rise to MADVAPWGHGGDGAGDPPLPPGGFRGTHETDAVPPKKVRGKAKNEKLRRLVKAGGPVSLTFDRQVTYTPVGKTRDMFSREAGLYMWRSIPFDKIGWDNVEQHYKDALMNHLRENFNFDEVERDIEAKNLTGGIRAVLMKRYSDRKHDAKKLFKSKGGYNDLESARAFHPADMPYDNWLRTIEGFREEKYIKRSKANTLVREKQQFPYRGGTSLYGSTAYKNDIGWVPTYAKTHTDNQGNWVDPVAEQNYRNIQHATSEWSGEGAPIAPYQEALGERQGWYRGMGPKTSSNTSSHSSSNMSSSQSRTQEPFSEDFVNSLFQTRSFLNQLNNYLASQGKGKGKSKDYDSDNLFDNESDDEPNDYDDDE